Within the Solidesulfovibrio sp. genome, the region TAAGGCAACCTATCGATCGATGCCCCATTGGGTAGTTCGGGTAAATCATCAATTGCTTCTCCAACAGTTACATGTTCTCCAATTTGTTTAACTGGAAATTCGAATCGTTGTCCAGATCTATTGCCAACAATAAACAAGCGAGATCTATTCTGGGGAATACCAAAATCTACGGCATTTAGTAATGAAAAAACAATATCATACCCTATCGACCTAAAACCATTGGCTATTGATTCGATAAAAAATTTATTTTCTGTTTCAATTAATCCCTTGACGTTCTCCATGACAACCCATCTGGGTTCAACTAAAGATACGATTCTTATAAATTCTTTAAATAACCAGTTTGAAGGGTTGCTTTTTGTTCTGGTACGTTGATTCGACGTTGAATATCCTTGGCAAGGTGGCCCTCCAAAAATAAGATCCGGCTTAACATGAAGATTTATTTCGCTATAGTCTTCCACGCTTCCTAAAAACATGCTAACATCAGGGAAGTTGAAAGAATAAGTTGTAGCTGCATGGACATCTTTTTCTACAGCCTGGACAACTTCGACGCCTGCTAATTTAGCGCCCAAGGCAAGTCCACCTGCCCCACAAAATAAATCGAGCGCTTTCATAAATCTGTAGTTAGTTAGATCGTATCTTCAATAACATTATCAAATATATCATCAAACAAAATAGGGATATTTGTTTTGAAATGCGTCAAAAGTGGAATCATAATTTCTCGCATTTGTGGATGAGCAGCCTTGTCACAGCGAAGAGTAAATATATGACGCCATTCTCGAATGTTGCAGGTTACAACAATTTCTGTTTTTAAACTATTAGGAAGGACGCTTCTCGCTTGTTGAGGCGAGGCCCCCATTTTTATTAAGTTTAGATAAGCTTTTTCAGAATTCTCCATTGCTTCAACCCATAAGTTATATTCATGAGAATTTTGATCCCAAAACGGTGGCTTTACAACCGATATTTCTCCGCCAAACTTTTTATTCGAATAGTTAGCATATCGTGTGCTTTCTTGACTGTATGAAGCCAAGCGATGTCTTACAATTTCGTGACTTACGCCTCGATCGCAAGTTATTCTAACTGTTGCCGAAACATGCTCAATCACACTAAGATGCCCAAGCTTCATTAGCTTTTTTGCAAAGTCAGCGGAGGATGTTTCAGTTACTTTATCTTCAGATTTATAGCAGGTCCTCCCTGCCGCTTCTATTTTCCTTAACAAATCATTCCCATTTGGCAGTTCCATGACCTCAAAGCTCGGAGAAACTATTTTCATACATGCCCCTCAAAATTTACTAGGCAGCACCTTAGCATATTTCGGTTTTTTAGGGCTCCAGGAAAAGACCTCTCTTTCAAGGCCTTCCATTGCCCTCAAGGCGGGAAACCTTCTTTCTCATAAATTCCATTCTGAGGGCAAGTAGGGGGAGATGGCCGACCGCTTAACAATTACTTATCCCTCTCCCCAACGCGCAGGCCTCTGCGCATTGTGTAGCGCCTCACCACGCCCTCATTTTCCAGCTCATTTCGCCCACACGGCCCGGCCCAGCCCGGCATCCCAAAATTTCAAATTTCGCAAAATATGACGCATCCCACTGAAATCGCAGACGATCTACTCGAGATACACGTTCAAAATCGTTCAAACTCTTTCAACATGCTGAAATTCTGAACTATTCTAGAATATCAGCACCGACACCGGCCAAGGTGGGACGAAACGGGTGGGGTGGGATTGCGGATAAATCGGATCCACCAACGATGCCAACAGGCAGGGGCATCTGATTAAAAAAAAGGGGCCAGGACCATTGGTCCTAACCCCTTGAAATTATGGAGCCAGCAAGGAGACTCGAACTCCTGACCTGCTGATTACGAATCAGCTGCTCTACCAACTGAGCTACGCTGGCGTGGCGCAGAGTTTTTTTTCATACCCGCAAACCGAGGGCATGTCAAGGAAAAATACGCCTGATCACTTCCCTCCGCGCTCCGGCGCATAGCGGTTCACGATCGGCAGCCGCCAGTCCTTGCCAAACGCTCGCGTCGTGATCTTCGGACCCGGCGGGCTCTGGCGACGCTTGTACTCGTTGCGGTCCACAAGACGCGTCACCCGATCCACCACCGCCCCGTCCATCCCCCGCGTCACCATCCCGCCCGGAGAAAGGCCCTCCTCCACATAGGCCGCCAACACCGGATCGAGATCGTCGTATTCCGGCAGCGAATCCGAATCCTTCTGGTTGGGCCGAAGCTCCGCCGTCGGCGGCTTGACCAGCACCCGTCGCGGAATGAGGTCCGTCCCGGCCTGCCCGTTTCGCCAGCGCGACAGCGCATAAACCAAGGTCTTCGGCACGTCCTTGATCACGGCGTAACCGCCGGCCGTGTCGCCATACAGCGTCGAATAGCCCACCCCCACCTCGGACTTGTTGCCCGTGGTCAGCACCAGCCGGCCGAACTTGTTGGAGAGCGCCATGAGCAGCGTGCCCCGAATGCGCGGCTGCACGTTCTCCTCGGTCACATCGAACGGACGGTCGCCGAAAAGCGGCGAAAGCGCCGACAAAAACGCCTTGAAAATGTCCTCGATGGCAACCACATGAAACTCGATGCCCAGTCGCTCGGCCAGGGCTTGCGCGTCCTCCAGGCTGTCGTCGGACGAAAACCGTGTCGGCATGGCGATGCCCATCACATTCTCCGGCCCCAGGGCGTCGGCCGCGATCGCGGCCGTCAGCGACGAGTCGATGCCCCCCGAAAGCCCGATGCACACGCCCGGAAAGCCGGATTTGCGCACGTAATCCCCGGTGCCGAGCACCAAGGCCCGGTAGACTTCCTCCACCTCGCCCAGAAGCTCCGGAATCGGCCCGGCGGCCAGAGGCGCCCGCACGCTCCCGCCCACCGGGGACAGGGTCAGGCGCCCCGGGCAGGACTCAAGCGCCGGTTCCCACTTGCGGCAGCGCGGGTCGAGCAGCCGCCGGCGCGTGGGCAGGTCCGGGTCCAGATCGCACAGCACCAGGTCCTCGGCGAACTGCTTCCCCCGGGCCAGCAGCACCCCGTCCGGGCCGAACACCACGCTGTGCCCGTCGAAGACCAGCTCGTCCTGGCCGCCGACCATGTTGGCATAGGCCACGAAGGCGCCGTTGTCCGAGGCCCGGGTGGCCAACATCCGCTCCCGGGAGACCCCCTTGCCCCGATGGTAGGGCGAGGCGGAAATATTGATCAGCAGCCTGGCCCCGCCGCCATGGGCCTGCTCGGCCGGCGGCCCGCCGGGATACCAGATGTCCTCGCACACGCTGACGCCGAACACGAAGCCGTCCCGGTCATAGACCGCGCTGCCCCGGCCGGTGGCGAAATAGCGGTTCTCGTCGAACACGCCGTAATTGGGCAGATAGCGCTTGGCGGTGATCCCGGCCAGGGCGCCGTCGTGGGCGACCACGGCGGCGTTGACGAGGTCCCCCTCCAGCCACGGGCAGCCGAAGACCGCCGTCAGCCCCCGGGTTTCCCCGGCGACCTCCCGCGCCCCGTCCATGCAGGCGGCCAGGAAATCCGGCTTGAGCAGCAAATCCTCGGGCGGATAGCCCGACACGACCATTTCCGGGAAAACCGCCACATCGGCCCCGGCCCGACGGGCCGCCTCCAGGGCGGACAGCACCTTGCGGACATTGCCGCCAACGTCCCCCACCGTGGGATTAAGCTGGCAAAGCGCCAGGCGAATACCGGCCATGTAAGCCTCCTTTCCCCCTTCCAGGCTGGGCGAATGTCTAGCCCGTCTCGCCCCGCTCGGCAACCGCCGAGGAACGCCCCGGCCGAAACAAACCCTGTTCTCCAGCGAACCGACCGACGCCGCCCGGGTTTGCCAGCCCTTCTATTGACAATGACTTTCATTATCGATAAAGTCCCCCCAGTGCCGCGTCCACAGGACAACCGGCCGAATCACGGCCCCGGCCAGGCCGGCGAAACCAAAGGAGACGCCATGCTGTCCCGCTCCTCGATCACCTCCAGACGCCAGGCCCTGGGTTGGGCCAAAAGCTTTCTCGGCGCCACCGGCCAAGATGCCGCCGCCCGCGCCGCCCGGGAAGGGACGGCCCTCGCGGGCGCCCGCCCCGCCGAGGCCAAGCCGACCGGGGAGGCCAAATAACCCTGTCCAGGGAGAAACACCCATGACCAACATGTCCTTTCCCTTCGGGGACCAGGCGACCTGTATCCACACGCTCCTGACCGGCCAGCGCTTCGAGGCCAGGGTCAACCACCGCGGCCAGCACTACTACCAGGGACGCTCGCGCTGGCGAGGACGGCCGGTCATCTGCCGCATCGGCGCCGGCGACCTCGCCCATCTGCCGGACGACGTCTACGGGGAAATCTGGAGCGGCTACTACGACCCGGCCGAACCGGACAGCATGCTCTTCGACGAGACCCACGCCAACATCTTCGCCTGCCTCAAAAACGCCCTGGCCGGCGCCGCCCCGGCCCCGGTTCAGGCCGGCCGCGCCGGCGGCAGGGGGATGTCCACGGTGAAGGTCGTGCCGGCGGCGGAGGTGACGAAACGGATCTCGCCGTGATGGTCCTCGACGATGCGCTGGCACACGGCCAACCCCAGCCCCGTGCCGGACTCCTTGGTGGTGCAGAACGGATCGAAGACGCGATCGCGCACGCTTTCGGGGATGCCGCCGCCGGAATCGGCCACGACCAGCCGGGCCTTGCCCGGCGCGGCCTGGGTGGTCACGAGCAGCCGGCCGCCGGATTCCATGGCTTCGGCGGCGTTTTTGAGCAGGTTGAGCAGCACCTGCTTGATGCGGTCGGCGTCATGGGGGACGGCCGCCAGGGTCGCGTCCAGGCGGGTCTCCACCGCGATGCCCCGGGATTGCATGGCCTCGGCCATGACGGCCAGGGAGGCGCGCACGGTGGCGTTGAGGTCGCTTGGCGCGACATGGGACGGAGCCGGCCGGGTAAAGTCGCGCACCTCGTTTAAAAGCGTTTCCAGCCGCTTGGCCTCGGATTCGATGATGGCCAGCTTTTCGTCGTCCGCATCGCCCTGGGGCAGATGCCGGCGCACCTGGCGGGCGAAGCCGCCCATGAGCATCAGCGGATTTTTTATTTCGTGGGAAAGCCGGGCCGCCGCCTCGCCGATGGCCGCGAAGCGCTCCGAACGGATGAGCTTTTCCTGGGCCCCGAGCAGTTCCCGGGCCGTCTTGTCCACTTCGCGCACCAGGGCCTTGTTGAACCGCAGGGCGAAGTGGATGACCGTGAGGAAGGCGGCGAAGACCACCACCTCGAACAGCCCCACCAGCAGCCACTGCCGCACCACCAGCCGGCCGATGAGTCCCCGCACCTCGTCCTGGGGCGCGGCCAGGGCTACGGCCCAGCGGTTGCCCGGGTCCGCCGCCCCGCCCAGGGGCACCGGGCAAAAGGCCACGAGCTTGCGCACCGCCCCAAGGCGCCCCCGGTGCCAACCCGAAACATACCAGTCCGTGCCCCGGTCGCCGGCCATGACCCGGTCCGCCAGCAGCCGGTCCAGGCGCGCCCAGTCGATGCTCGGATCGCGCCGCCGACGCGCGGCCATGGACTCCTGGCCGACGAAATCCGTTTCGTGGTGGTC harbors:
- a CDS encoding DNA cytosine methyltransferase, which translates into the protein MKALDLFCGAGGLALGAKLAGVEVVQAVEKDVHAATTYSFNFPDVSMFLGSVEDYSEINLHVKPDLIFGGPPCQGYSTSNQRTRTKSNPSNWLFKEFIRIVSLVEPRWVVMENVKGLIETENKFFIESIANGFRSIGYDIVFSLLNAVDFGIPQNRSRLFIVGNRSGQRFEFPVKQIGEHVTVGEAIDDLPELPNGASIDRLPYRHNIPSDYARHLRANMASCANNFVTRNAGHIIDRYKHVPPGGNWENIPSALMQNYKDRSQCHTGIYHRLRNDTPSVVIGNFRKNMLIHPIQDRGLSVREAARIQSFPDWFEFKGSIGFQQQQVGNAVPPLLSKAIFDHIISYS
- the thyX gene encoding FAD-dependent thymidylate synthase, which gives rise to MKIVSPSFEVMELPNGNDLLRKIEAAGRTCYKSEDKVTETSSADFAKKLMKLGHLSVIEHVSATVRITCDRGVSHEIVRHRLASYSQESTRYANYSNKKFGGEISVVKPPFWDQNSHEYNLWVEAMENSEKAYLNLIKMGASPQQARSVLPNSLKTEIVVTCNIREWRHIFTLRCDKAAHPQMREIMIPLLTHFKTNIPILFDDIFDNVIEDTI
- a CDS encoding NAD+ synthase gives rise to the protein MAGIRLALCQLNPTVGDVGGNVRKVLSALEAARRAGADVAVFPEMVVSGYPPEDLLLKPDFLAACMDGAREVAGETRGLTAVFGCPWLEGDLVNAAVVAHDGALAGITAKRYLPNYGVFDENRYFATGRGSAVYDRDGFVFGVSVCEDIWYPGGPPAEQAHGGGARLLINISASPYHRGKGVSRERMLATRASDNGAFVAYANMVGGQDELVFDGHSVVFGPDGVLLARGKQFAEDLVLCDLDPDLPTRRRLLDPRCRKWEPALESCPGRLTLSPVGGSVRAPLAAGPIPELLGEVEEVYRALVLGTGDYVRKSGFPGVCIGLSGGIDSSLTAAIAADALGPENVMGIAMPTRFSSDDSLEDAQALAERLGIEFHVVAIEDIFKAFLSALSPLFGDRPFDVTEENVQPRIRGTLLMALSNKFGRLVLTTGNKSEVGVGYSTLYGDTAGGYAVIKDVPKTLVYALSRWRNGQAGTDLIPRRVLVKPPTAELRPNQKDSDSLPEYDDLDPVLAAYVEEGLSPGGMVTRGMDGAVVDRVTRLVDRNEYKRRQSPPGPKITTRAFGKDWRLPIVNRYAPERGGK
- a CDS encoding ATP-binding protein, which gives rise to MSRKHICIACLVFVLLTLTVGAMGYRAKTDVEAVVTAQFNQQQLLLAEKIAADIADHFTFLRTGLEGLSLAWPPEAAAPGNPRPAVAGGVDLFARYDVVALGVVRPGNGPPRFFDASGGMPDTRGLCPVACGEALSGLSPGAIRLGRVFSPREGPLAGRRLVAMGLAVTDGPGGVAGLVALVDAVAVARRYAHDVRSGETGYAWVLDDTGIFLDHHETDFVGQESMAARRRRDPSIDWARLDRLLADRVMAGDRGTDWYVSGWHRGRLGAVRKLVAFCPVPLGGAADPGNRWAVALAAPQDEVRGLIGRLVVRQWLLVGLFEVVVFAAFLTVIHFALRFNKALVREVDKTARELLGAQEKLIRSERFAAIGEAAARLSHEIKNPLMLMGGFARQVRRHLPQGDADDEKLAIIESEAKRLETLLNEVRDFTRPAPSHVAPSDLNATVRASLAVMAEAMQSRGIAVETRLDATLAAVPHDADRIKQVLLNLLKNAAEAMESGGRLLVTTQAAPGKARLVVADSGGGIPESVRDRVFDPFCTTKESGTGLGLAVCQRIVEDHHGEIRFVTSAAGTTFTVDIPLPPARPA